One genomic segment of Corynebacterium durum includes these proteins:
- a CDS encoding DUF1963 domain-containing protein yields MNISAIKGILEQYRRSTLQLILCGVSTVDGTGLAMDPAASRVGGPALVSAGYPWPVDSRQTPMMHLAQLNLADCDMPEPYPTSGVLQFYISTDDSWSEALVRYIPVSEFSECSHQWILPDDPDDSVIHGGFFTVTTKPYQQLPTMDDRDFDFLPFPSDMDPDFFYEDHAEELVNVLNDQPTLICGGGWATFRQWDPRPENESLELLLQLDCYEDNGVVLNYGDRGIVNFFVNPHDVEKEDFSHVFYTWSQF; encoded by the coding sequence ATGAATATTTCTGCCATTAAAGGTATATTGGAACAGTATCGTCGTTCAACGCTGCAGCTGATTTTATGTGGTGTGTCAACTGTAGATGGAACTGGGCTTGCAATGGATCCAGCAGCTAGCCGTGTGGGTGGCCCAGCGCTTGTCTCTGCTGGTTATCCATGGCCAGTAGACTCTCGTCAAACTCCGATGATGCATCTTGCGCAGCTGAATCTTGCTGATTGTGATATGCCAGAACCTTATCCCACTAGTGGCGTGCTCCAATTTTATATCTCAACGGATGATTCCTGGAGTGAAGCGTTGGTTCGGTATATCCCAGTCAGTGAGTTTTCTGAGTGTTCTCACCAGTGGATTCTTCCTGATGATCCAGACGATAGCGTTATTCATGGCGGATTTTTCACGGTAACCACTAAGCCATATCAGCAGCTGCCGACTATGGACGATAGAGACTTTGATTTTTTGCCATTTCCCAGCGATATGGATCCAGATTTCTTCTATGAGGACCACGCTGAGGAGCTTGTTAATGTGCTCAATGATCAACCAACACTTATCTGCGGTGGCGGTTGGGCTACCTTTCGTCAATGGGATCCCCGTCCCGAAAATGAGTCTTTAGAACTTCTTTTGCAATTGGATTGCTATGAAGATAACGGTGTGGTGCTTAACTATGGTGATCGTGGCATCGTCAACTTCTTCGTTAATCCTCATGATGTGGAAAAAGAAGATTTTAGCCATGTGTTCTACACATGGTCGCAGTTTTAA